A genomic segment from Nitrospira sp. encodes:
- a CDS encoding Outer membrane protein H precursor: MGARVFQAGSRETGLDWVGLAVLITALLVGGCRSDNSTVPTSTRIGVVDPQRVLNETNAGKRAKELLASFTKNRQALIELEEKELRRMEEDFMKQGSVLSANAKREREEQFRRRMSEYQQKVTDLNREVQDKQKTVLDGFRDKIEALSGKVAKHMGLQAIFDRGRGGPTLYFDEAVDVSPQLIEEFNKTYP, from the coding sequence ATGGGAGCACGGGTGTTCCAGGCAGGATCGAGAGAAACCGGTCTGGACTGGGTGGGCTTGGCGGTTCTGATCACGGCGCTGCTGGTCGGCGGGTGCCGGTCCGACAACTCGACGGTGCCGACCTCCACGCGCATCGGCGTGGTGGACCCTCAGCGGGTCTTGAACGAGACCAACGCCGGGAAACGGGCCAAGGAGCTGTTGGCGTCCTTTACGAAGAATCGGCAGGCGCTCATCGAACTGGAGGAAAAAGAGCTGCGCCGGATGGAAGAAGACTTCATGAAGCAGGGCAGTGTGTTGAGCGCGAATGCCAAGCGCGAACGGGAAGAACAATTTCGCCGCCGCATGAGCGAGTATCAGCAAAAGGTCACCGACCTGAACCGTGAAGTGCAGGACAAGCAGAAAACCGTGTTGGACGGGTTTCGCGACAAGATCGAAGCGTTGTCCGGCAAGGTCGCCAAACACATGGGGCTGCAGGCGATTTTCGATCGTGGTCGCGGGGGGCCGACGCTCTATTTCGACGAAGCGGTAGATGTCTCCCCGCAGTTGATCGAAGAGTTCAACAAAACCTATCCATGA
- a CDS encoding OmpH family outer membrane protein, with the protein MNMRSWMVVASLPVLAAGFTQPVQAAERMKVAMMDQQQVIERSIAGKRALEELKSYSTTRQKIIDSDDQELKEIEKGMQDTTLSEEARKEKQEHFKTKLEAYQRRIQDFNREVQEKQRSMVAEYAQKIRAAAEVVAQKEGYSAVLDRGSDSTVKIVIYSHPSADLTEQIIKEFDRQNK; encoded by the coding sequence ATGAACATGCGAAGCTGGATGGTGGTCGCGAGCCTGCCGGTACTGGCGGCGGGGTTCACGCAGCCGGTGCAGGCTGCCGAACGTATGAAGGTGGCGATGATGGACCAGCAACAGGTCATCGAGCGGAGCATCGCCGGGAAACGGGCGCTCGAAGAACTTAAGAGCTATTCCACCACGCGCCAGAAAATCATCGATTCCGACGACCAGGAGTTGAAGGAGATCGAGAAGGGTATGCAGGACACGACCCTGTCGGAGGAAGCCCGCAAGGAGAAGCAGGAACATTTCAAGACGAAGCTGGAGGCCTACCAGCGACGGATTCAGGACTTCAACCGTGAGGTGCAGGAAAAGCAACGTTCGATGGTGGCGGAGTATGCGCAGAAGATCCGCGCCGCGGCGGAGGTAGTCGCTCAAAAAGAAGGTTATTCGGCCGTCCTCGACAGGGGCAGCGACTCGACGGTCAAGATCGTGATCTACAGCCATCCGTCGGCCGATCTCACGGAACAGATCATCAAGGAGTTTGACCGGCAGAACAAGTAG
- a CDS encoding 3-hydroxyacyl-[acyl-carrier-protein] dehydratase, FabZ form, which yields MSVMDNVEIQSILPHRYPFLLVDRIGELEPDRRIVGIKNVTINEPFFQGHFPGRPVMPGVLLLEALAQVGGVLAFKSLGSVGRPVVYLTGIDAAKFRKPVVPGDVLRLEVDVLKKRPPFWKMQGRAFVESELVCEAEVTAMVADEKGQEGRR from the coding sequence ATGTCAGTGATGGATAACGTGGAGATTCAATCGATCCTTCCCCACCGGTATCCCTTCTTGCTCGTCGACCGCATCGGCGAACTGGAGCCGGATCGCCGGATCGTGGGGATTAAGAACGTGACGATCAACGAACCGTTTTTCCAAGGGCATTTTCCCGGCCGCCCGGTCATGCCGGGGGTCTTGCTTCTCGAGGCCTTGGCCCAGGTCGGCGGCGTGTTGGCCTTCAAGTCGCTCGGGTCGGTCGGGCGCCCCGTGGTCTACCTGACCGGGATCGATGCGGCCAAATTCCGCAAACCGGTGGTGCCGGGAGATGTGCTCAGATTGGAAGTGGATGTGCTGAAGAAGCGCCCGCCGTTCTGGAAGATGCAGGGCAGAGCCTTCGTCGAATCCGAACTGGTCTGCGAGGCGGAAGTCACCGCCATGGTGGCGGATGAGAAGGGCCAGGAGGGCCGGCGTTAA
- a CDS encoding acyl-[acyl-carrier-protein]--UDP-N-acetylglucosamine O-acyltransferase, translating to MKIHPTAVIHPKAELADDVEVGAYSVVGEHVRIGKGTRVLSHVCIDGWTEIGERCELHPFVSVGGPPQHTQYKGEPTKVVIGHDNILREYVTVNRATVQGGGVTSIGHSNFLMAYAHVAHDCHLGNHLILANAASLAGHITIGDHAIVGGLSGIHQFVRIGAYAMLGACCALGQDLPPFMRAAGGYRARMYGLNSIGLRRHGFSAERISALKQAYEVLFRSGHRMGEAVKLARATFKKSQDVMQVADFMEGTKRGICRSVGKEQEGDEE from the coding sequence GTGAAGATACATCCGACCGCAGTGATCCATCCCAAGGCGGAGCTGGCTGACGACGTGGAAGTGGGGGCCTATTCCGTCGTCGGTGAGCATGTCAGGATCGGCAAGGGGACAAGGGTCCTGTCCCATGTGTGCATCGATGGGTGGACGGAGATCGGGGAGCGTTGTGAATTGCACCCCTTTGTGTCGGTGGGGGGGCCGCCGCAGCACACCCAGTACAAGGGCGAGCCGACCAAGGTCGTGATCGGCCACGACAACATCCTGCGCGAGTATGTGACGGTCAATCGGGCGACGGTGCAGGGCGGCGGCGTGACCAGCATCGGCCATTCAAATTTTCTCATGGCCTATGCGCACGTCGCGCACGACTGCCATCTCGGTAATCATCTGATCCTGGCGAACGCGGCGAGCTTGGCCGGGCATATCACCATCGGGGACCATGCCATCGTCGGCGGACTTTCGGGCATTCACCAGTTCGTGCGTATCGGCGCCTATGCCATGCTCGGGGCCTGTTGCGCGCTCGGCCAGGACCTGCCGCCTTTCATGCGGGCGGCCGGAGGATATCGTGCGCGCATGTACGGGTTGAACTCGATCGGTCTCCGCCGGCACGGTTTTTCGGCCGAGCGCATTTCGGCCCTCAAACAGGCGTACGAAGTGCTCTTTCGCTCCGGGCACCGGATGGGGGAGGCCGTCAAGTTGGCGCGTGCCACGTTCAAGAAAAGCCAGGACGTCATGCAGGTCGCCGACTTCATGGAAGGCACCAAACGGGGCATCTGCCGGTCGGTCGGCAAGGAGCAGGAAGGCGATGAGGAGTAA
- a CDS encoding UDP-2,3-diacylglucosamine pyrophosphatase, whose translation MGKQVDDGVQSAQGQRIGLIAGNGRFPIIFADNARKLGYFVSAVAHEGETEPELEQHVDRIHWIKIGQFNKLIDLLKGDGVRQAVMLGGIKKTHVFTTVRPDFRALALAAKLIHLKDDDILRTVAEEIEREGIQIRESTFGLQGILVEEGTLTTREPNKKEWDDIRYGWEVGKQIGALDIGQCVVVKDRVIVAVEAVEGTDGAIRRGGELAREGAVVVKRCKPQQDLRFDLPAVGPRTIDVMETVKASVLALEAGRGILLDRDDTIAKANRAGIAIVGLT comes from the coding sequence GTGGGGAAGCAGGTGGACGACGGCGTGCAATCGGCACAGGGACAGCGGATCGGCCTCATCGCCGGCAACGGTCGGTTTCCGATCATCTTCGCCGACAATGCGCGGAAGCTCGGCTATTTCGTTTCCGCCGTGGCGCATGAAGGAGAAACCGAGCCGGAACTCGAACAACATGTCGATCGAATTCATTGGATCAAGATCGGACAGTTCAACAAGTTGATCGACCTGCTGAAGGGAGACGGAGTCCGACAGGCCGTGATGTTGGGCGGTATCAAGAAGACCCATGTCTTCACCACCGTCCGGCCGGACTTTCGCGCCCTGGCCTTGGCCGCCAAGTTGATTCACCTGAAAGACGACGACATTCTGCGCACGGTGGCGGAGGAAATCGAACGGGAAGGTATTCAGATCCGCGAATCCACGTTCGGCCTCCAGGGCATTCTCGTCGAAGAGGGTACGCTGACGACGCGCGAGCCGAACAAAAAGGAATGGGACGACATCCGTTACGGCTGGGAGGTGGGCAAACAGATCGGCGCGTTGGACATCGGCCAGTGTGTCGTGGTCAAGGATCGCGTGATCGTGGCGGTCGAAGCCGTAGAGGGAACCGACGGGGCGATCCGGCGGGGTGGAGAGCTGGCGCGGGAGGGTGCCGTGGTCGTGAAGCGGTGCAAGCCTCAGCAGGATCTCCGGTTCGATCTTCCGGCCGTCGGCCCGCGCACGATCGACGTCATGGAAACCGTCAAGGCATCGGTGCTGGCGCTGGAAGCGGGACGTGGAATTCTGTTGGACCGCGACGACACGATCGCGAAGGCGAACCGTGCCGGTATCGCGATCGTTGGACTGACATGA
- a CDS encoding Oxidoreductase, Gfo/Idh/MocA family translates to MKRLRAGVVGVGHLGQHHARHYANLPGAVLMGVFDVEPSRAKVIADRHGVQAWTQLRDLLDHVDIVSVAAPTSAHFAAVKACLEAGKHVLVEKPIAVTPAEARELVDLAARRGCLLQVGHSERFNPIMQRMRPHIERPAFIECHRLSAFGERGTDVDVVLDLMIHDLDLVLSFNPGPVEEVRAAGVPVLSSNIDIANARIAFAGGCVANLTASRVSTNKMRRLRVFQRDRYVSIDFQTRQAVVSRRVQGGGARPTIDVEPFQAGDEEPLRLELDSFLHAVRTGSRPVVSGEDGEAALTLAGQVLEAIGRFTQRHQAGVAPEPVPSQKNE, encoded by the coding sequence ATGAAGCGGCTTCGGGCCGGAGTGGTCGGTGTCGGCCATCTGGGGCAGCACCATGCCCGGCATTATGCGAATCTTCCCGGCGCGGTCCTGATGGGGGTGTTCGACGTAGAGCCGAGCCGGGCCAAGGTGATTGCCGACCGGCATGGCGTGCAGGCCTGGACGCAACTCCGCGATCTGCTCGATCACGTGGACATCGTCAGCGTGGCCGCGCCGACCTCCGCCCATTTCGCCGCGGTCAAGGCTTGTCTGGAAGCAGGCAAACATGTGTTGGTGGAAAAGCCGATCGCCGTCACGCCGGCGGAAGCCCGCGAACTGGTCGATCTGGCAGCGCGACGCGGCTGTCTCTTGCAGGTCGGGCATAGCGAGCGGTTCAACCCGATCATGCAGCGCATGCGACCTCATATCGAACGACCGGCCTTTATCGAATGTCACCGGTTGAGCGCGTTCGGGGAACGGGGGACCGACGTCGATGTCGTGCTGGATCTGATGATTCACGATCTGGATCTCGTGTTGTCCTTCAATCCGGGGCCGGTCGAAGAGGTGCGGGCGGCGGGCGTGCCCGTGCTCTCCTCCAACATCGATATCGCCAATGCTCGTATTGCCTTTGCCGGCGGCTGTGTCGCCAATTTGACGGCGAGCCGGGTCTCGACCAACAAGATGCGACGGTTGCGGGTCTTTCAGCGCGACCGCTATGTGTCGATCGATTTCCAAACGCGCCAGGCCGTCGTGTCACGTCGGGTGCAAGGCGGCGGGGCCCGGCCGACGATCGACGTCGAGCCCTTCCAGGCCGGCGATGAAGAGCCGCTGCGGTTGGAACTGGACTCGTTCCTTCACGCGGTGAGGACCGGATCGCGCCCCGTCGTCTCCGGCGAGGACGGCGAGGCCGCTCTCACGCTCGCCGGGCAGGTATTGGAGGCCATCGGTCGATTTACCCAACGTCATCAGGCGGGTGTTGCGCCGGAGCCGGTGCCGAGCCAGAAGAATGAATAA
- a CDS encoding lipid-A-disaccharide synthase yields MSRILIVTGEASGDLHGAHLVMELKALSPSLQVVGIGGASMQAAGAELVKDIPQLDVMGLIGLSAVKAMLQRIARIRRLIQGERWSLVVLIDNPGLNFHFARVAKACGLRVLYYIAPQVWAWRQGRMRWIQRRVDHVLAILPFEEPLYKEAGVRCTFVGNPLLDEVAPSYDRQALRRQFGLKNDGPVIGLFPGSRKGELHEHMPLLLETVKRLAERHPAVQFILAQASSIQDQLLNELLRNSPVPIRVFRNQASEVMAASDLLVVKSGTSTLQAAVVGTPMVLFYRAPSWITYQLARRLIRVPWIGLANLVAGRGIVPELIHHEATPERLVQEIERLLTDARAYGDMKAALSSVREALGAPGASRRAAEAVLAECRT; encoded by the coding sequence ATGTCGCGCATCCTGATCGTGACCGGAGAAGCCTCCGGCGACCTGCACGGAGCCCACTTGGTCATGGAATTGAAAGCGCTGTCTCCCTCCCTGCAGGTGGTCGGCATCGGGGGCGCGTCGATGCAGGCGGCCGGGGCGGAGTTGGTCAAGGATATCCCGCAATTGGATGTGATGGGGCTTATCGGACTGTCCGCCGTGAAGGCGATGCTGCAGCGGATTGCTCGGATCAGGCGCTTGATCCAAGGGGAGCGCTGGAGTCTCGTCGTGTTGATCGATAACCCCGGTTTGAATTTCCATTTCGCGCGGGTGGCCAAGGCCTGTGGGCTCAGGGTTCTGTATTATATTGCACCGCAAGTCTGGGCCTGGCGGCAGGGGCGGATGCGCTGGATTCAGCGGCGCGTGGACCATGTGCTTGCAATTCTTCCGTTCGAGGAGCCGCTTTACAAAGAGGCCGGCGTGCGCTGCACGTTTGTCGGCAACCCCTTGTTGGATGAAGTGGCCCCCTCCTACGATCGCCAGGCGTTGCGCCGGCAGTTTGGGCTGAAGAATGACGGGCCGGTGATCGGATTGTTTCCCGGCAGTCGAAAAGGCGAATTGCACGAGCATATGCCGCTGTTGTTGGAGACGGTGAAGCGCCTCGCGGAGCGGCACCCGGCCGTACAATTCATCCTGGCGCAAGCCTCTTCGATCCAGGATCAGTTGCTCAATGAGTTGTTGCGAAACAGCCCGGTCCCCATTCGGGTCTTCCGCAATCAAGCCAGTGAAGTCATGGCCGCTTCCGATCTGCTCGTGGTCAAGTCGGGAACCTCCACCCTGCAGGCGGCGGTGGTGGGGACTCCCATGGTGCTGTTCTATCGGGCCCCCTCCTGGATCACCTATCAATTGGCTCGTCGGTTGATCCGCGTCCCTTGGATCGGCCTTGCCAACCTGGTTGCGGGTCGGGGCATCGTGCCGGAATTGATCCATCACGAGGCGACGCCGGAGCGGCTGGTACAGGAAATCGAGCGGCTGTTGACGGATGCCCGCGCCTATGGGGACATGAAGGCCGCCTTGTCGTCGGTGCGGGAGGCGCTGGGTGCGCCTGGCGCCTCCCGCCGCGCGGCGGAAGCGGTCCTGGCCGAGTGCCGAACATGA
- a CDS encoding Lipid A export permease/ATP-binding protein MsbA, protein MKQYLRLLTYLDPYRLRLGAAFVCALLVAGLSGAYAWLVRPVLDDLFISKDESLLLVLPIAILTVAVLKGLFNYGQNYLMNYVGNQVIGDIREQLFTKLVRLPVRFHDTNTSGRLVSRVINDVNQMANAIAGVLKDLFQQGLTFLAMIGVIVYQNWKLAMVSMIVVPLSVVTMVRMGQRLRKLATRGQERMGDMASTLQEALAGIRMVKSFGREEEEAKRFRQNNDAFITTTMKAIQVSSLGSSHMEVIGVLGVAGIIWYGGYLVIHDEMTPGAFFSFLAAMFMAYTPIRRLSGANNTVQQALAAAERVFEVLDLPTEQDANGGHKDLPSISRSLEFRQVVFRYEGQSESALTGIDLTIRAGEVVAFVGSSGSGKTTLVSLLPRFYEPTGGQILIDGVDLHTCTLRSVRGQIGIVSQEVVLFDDTVRNNIGYGRQGATSEEVMRAAQLAYAHEFIIRMPEGYETLIGERGLKLSGGERQRLAIARAILRDPPILILDEATSALDTQSERIVQMALANLMKDRTTLVVAHRLSTIQNADRIVVLDRGTIVEVGSHEELLRKGGMYKRLHAMQFAEVLPE, encoded by the coding sequence ATGAAACAATATCTCCGGTTGCTTACCTATCTGGATCCCTATCGGCTCAGGCTGGGGGCTGCGTTCGTCTGCGCCCTGTTGGTGGCAGGGCTCTCCGGTGCCTATGCCTGGCTGGTGCGCCCGGTGCTCGACGACCTGTTCATCAGCAAGGACGAAAGTTTGCTGTTGGTGCTGCCCATCGCGATCCTGACCGTGGCGGTTCTCAAGGGGCTGTTCAACTATGGCCAGAACTATTTGATGAACTACGTCGGGAATCAGGTGATCGGCGACATCCGGGAACAGCTCTTCACCAAGCTGGTCCGGTTGCCGGTTCGATTCCACGATACCAATACGTCGGGCCGCCTGGTGTCGCGCGTCATCAACGACGTGAACCAGATGGCCAACGCCATCGCCGGAGTCCTGAAAGACCTGTTCCAACAGGGGCTGACGTTCCTGGCGATGATCGGCGTGATCGTCTATCAAAACTGGAAACTGGCGATGGTGTCGATGATCGTCGTGCCGCTCTCCGTCGTGACCATGGTGCGGATGGGGCAGCGGTTGCGGAAGCTGGCGACGCGCGGGCAGGAGCGTATGGGCGACATGGCCTCGACGCTGCAAGAGGCCTTGGCCGGTATTCGCATGGTCAAGTCGTTCGGCAGGGAAGAGGAAGAGGCCAAGCGGTTTCGGCAGAATAACGACGCCTTCATCACCACGACGATGAAGGCCATTCAGGTGTCGTCGCTGGGTTCCTCCCATATGGAGGTGATCGGTGTGCTCGGCGTGGCGGGGATCATCTGGTACGGCGGGTATCTGGTCATTCATGATGAAATGACTCCCGGCGCCTTCTTCTCGTTCCTGGCCGCCATGTTCATGGCCTATACGCCGATCAGAAGGTTGTCGGGCGCCAACAACACGGTGCAGCAGGCGCTCGCGGCGGCGGAGCGGGTCTTCGAAGTGCTCGATCTCCCGACCGAGCAGGATGCCAACGGAGGGCATAAAGATCTGCCGTCGATTTCCCGCTCTCTTGAGTTCAGACAGGTCGTGTTTCGCTATGAGGGCCAAAGCGAGTCGGCACTGACCGGCATCGACTTGACGATTCGGGCCGGCGAAGTGGTCGCGTTCGTGGGCAGCAGCGGCAGCGGCAAGACCACGCTGGTGAGCCTACTGCCCAGGTTTTATGAGCCGACCGGCGGACAGATTCTCATCGACGGAGTCGATCTCCACACCTGTACCCTGCGTTCGGTGCGAGGCCAGATCGGGATCGTGTCTCAGGAAGTCGTGCTGTTCGACGATACGGTCCGCAACAACATCGGGTATGGGCGGCAGGGCGCGACGTCGGAAGAGGTGATGCGGGCCGCACAACTGGCCTATGCCCATGAGTTCATCATCCGGATGCCGGAGGGATACGAGACCTTGATCGGAGAGCGTGGGCTCAAGCTGTCGGGCGGCGAGCGCCAGCGCCTGGCGATCGCCAGGGCCATTCTCCGCGACCCGCCGATTTTGATTCTGGATGAGGCGACCTCCGCCCTGGACACCCAGTCGGAGCGGATCGTACAGATGGCGCTGGCCAACTTGATGAAGGACCGGACGACCCTGGTGGTCGCCCATCGCCTCTCTACCATTCAGAACGCCGACCGCATCGTGGTGTTGGATCGCGGCACGATCGTTGAGGTCGGGTCCCATGAAGAACTGTTGCGGAAGGGCGGGATGTATAAGCGTCTCCATGCCATGCAGTTTGCCGAAGTGCTTCCGGAGTGA
- a CDS encoding 3-deoxy-D-manno-octulosonic acid transferase has product MWYLLYNCLLLLASPIILFLLLAKRRCRRGLPQRLGLTAETSPAGPGRDSAFVMWIHAVSLGEVVAVAPLVRDLHRRYPEARLVVSTVTETGREAVEQRLEGVAEHRYAPLDFLWVVNRVIDRLRPRIYIFVETELWPNLLRSLRRRNIPSILVNGRLSTRSFERQRLPVVRDFYRTMLNMIGCCLMQSERDVQRMVELGAEPSLVRCTGNIKFDQPVPQTSAGGASLSKTSLGLTENERLLVAGSTHPGEEEAIVAAYQTLSQEFPDLLLILAPRHIERAGQVEQMVRARGLAVFRRSTGGKEPMAGTGPRVLILDTRGELALLYREAVAAFVGGTLVPVGGHNLLEPAVWGKPVLFGPHTDHCAEVAALLSDAKGGQVVQDEQDLAQVLRSLLRDPVAIRRMGEAAQQVVADNQGALRRTADIIATFLPGRGAQPAIEAERTQAWSSRP; this is encoded by the coding sequence ATGTGGTATCTGCTGTACAACTGCCTCCTGCTCCTTGCCTCTCCGATCATTCTGTTCCTGTTGTTGGCCAAGCGACGCTGCCGTCGCGGGTTGCCGCAACGCTTGGGACTGACGGCGGAGACATCTCCTGCCGGGCCGGGCCGCGATTCGGCCTTCGTCATGTGGATCCATGCGGTGTCGCTGGGTGAAGTCGTCGCAGTCGCGCCGCTCGTGCGTGATCTCCACCGGCGTTATCCCGAGGCGAGGTTGGTCGTCTCGACCGTAACCGAAACAGGGCGTGAAGCGGTGGAACAGCGATTGGAGGGCGTTGCCGAGCATCGTTACGCGCCGCTGGACTTTCTCTGGGTCGTCAACCGGGTCATCGATCGGCTCAGGCCCAGGATCTACATCTTTGTCGAAACGGAACTCTGGCCGAATCTCTTGCGGAGCCTGCGGAGGCGGAACATCCCCTCGATCCTCGTCAACGGACGGCTGTCCACTCGTTCGTTCGAGCGGCAGCGTCTGCCGGTGGTCCGGGACTTTTACCGGACCATGTTGAACATGATCGGCTGTTGCCTCATGCAATCAGAACGGGACGTGCAACGCATGGTCGAGTTGGGAGCTGAGCCGTCGCTGGTCCGTTGCACCGGCAATATCAAATTCGATCAGCCCGTGCCGCAGACGAGTGCCGGCGGCGCTTCCCTCTCGAAAACATCGCTGGGGCTGACCGAGAACGAACGACTGTTGGTGGCCGGAAGCACGCACCCAGGAGAGGAAGAGGCGATCGTTGCCGCCTATCAAACACTGAGTCAGGAGTTCCCCGATCTCCTGTTGATCCTGGCACCGCGCCACATCGAGCGGGCGGGGCAGGTCGAGCAGATGGTGCGGGCCAGGGGGCTTGCGGTCTTCCGTCGCAGCACGGGCGGCAAGGAACCGATGGCGGGGACCGGACCGCGCGTGCTTATTCTGGATACGCGAGGCGAATTGGCCCTGCTCTATCGCGAAGCCGTGGCGGCCTTTGTCGGAGGGACATTGGTGCCGGTGGGAGGCCACAACCTCTTGGAGCCGGCGGTCTGGGGGAAACCGGTCCTCTTCGGTCCCCATACAGACCATTGCGCCGAAGTGGCGGCACTCTTATCGGATGCCAAGGGAGGACAGGTCGTGCAGGACGAACAGGACCTCGCACAGGTCCTCCGCAGCCTCCTGCGCGATCCGGTCGCCATACGGCGGATGGGAGAGGCGGCGCAACAGGTGGTCGCGGACAACCAAGGCGCGCTCCGGCGGACCGCCGACATCATTGCTACGTTCCTGCCTGGGCGAGGGGCTCAGCCGGCGATCGAGGCGGAACGGACGCAAGCGTGGTCGAGTCGGCCATGA
- a CDS encoding tetraacyldisaccharide 4'-kinase: protein MTVGTLSVRLQSWLRWVGYPYELAARIRGWCYGQGWFRTQRLPLPVISVGNLTVGGTGKTPVVMYLVERLAAQGLRVAVLSRGYRRRSNAPQLLVSDGRQVLVGPEEAGDEPYLIARRCPRAVVAVGADRYELGRWVLDRTPVDCFLLDDGFQHLQLHRDVNLLLLDATDLAGLQAALPIGRLREPLSAVERAEAVLITRADNGQAAEPVRRLLSQACGSLPPPILVGFPAEEFRRVGGDERRPLDAFHGRSAVLFSGIGNAQSFHVLVAGLGVRVTEALVFPDHVHYTEAMVETIRAKVNRCGADLLVTTEKDADKVAPFLNSNDFCWAVRLRTEILTEQDQLERLLRLAVPSFPKEEHA from the coding sequence ATGACGGTGGGGACTCTCTCGGTGCGGCTGCAGTCCTGGTTACGGTGGGTCGGCTATCCTTATGAACTTGCGGCTCGCATCAGGGGCTGGTGTTACGGACAGGGCTGGTTCCGGACCCAACGGTTGCCTCTCCCCGTGATCAGCGTGGGCAACCTTACGGTGGGGGGGACGGGTAAGACTCCCGTCGTGATGTATTTGGTCGAACGGCTGGCAGCCCAGGGTCTACGCGTCGCGGTGTTGAGCCGCGGCTATCGACGTCGCAGCAACGCTCCTCAGTTGCTGGTGTCGGATGGGCGGCAAGTCCTGGTGGGGCCGGAGGAGGCCGGCGATGAACCCTATCTGATTGCGCGCCGCTGTCCCCGAGCCGTGGTGGCGGTCGGCGCAGATCGGTACGAACTCGGCCGGTGGGTCCTGGACCGAACGCCGGTGGATTGTTTTCTGTTGGATGACGGATTTCAACATTTGCAGCTTCACCGCGACGTGAATCTGCTGCTGCTGGACGCCACGGACCTCGCCGGCCTTCAGGCAGCGTTGCCGATCGGGCGCTTGAGGGAGCCGCTCTCGGCGGTGGAACGGGCCGAAGCAGTCTTGATCACCAGGGCGGACAATGGGCAGGCAGCGGAACCGGTGCGGCGTCTCCTATCCCAGGCCTGCGGTTCGCTTCCGCCGCCGATTCTTGTGGGGTTTCCAGCGGAGGAATTTCGGCGCGTCGGCGGAGATGAGCGGCGGCCGCTGGACGCGTTTCATGGTCGTTCGGCTGTACTCTTCAGCGGGATCGGCAATGCGCAGTCTTTTCATGTTTTGGTGGCGGGGTTGGGCGTGAGGGTGACGGAGGCGCTGGTGTTTCCCGACCATGTACACTATACCGAGGCCATGGTCGAGACCATTCGAGCCAAGGTCAACCGATGTGGGGCGGACCTGTTGGTGACGACCGAAAAGGATGCCGACAAGGTGGCGCCGTTTCTGAACTCCAATGATTTTTGCTGGGCCGTCCGGCTCCGGACGGAGATCCTGACCGAGCAGGATCAACTGGAGCGGCTATTGCGGCTTGCTGTGCCGTCGTTTCCGAAGGAAGAGCATGCGTAA